In one window of Branchiostoma floridae strain S238N-H82 chromosome 14, Bfl_VNyyK, whole genome shotgun sequence DNA:
- the LOC118430012 gene encoding G-protein coupled receptor 157-like, with translation MELELQTTAGDSVTPTAIIPRLPLWIKVITLTSCTLSILGSALIIGTFFAWKDIRTPSRRLLVILSLTDFWTAVALFYGVYTDFMDSSVDCIVQSIVSTFMGTSSFFWTVSIAIYLYITIVKTDTQLAGSLTKYFHVVSWGVPLVVVGCAAGLQKLGYDKSQVSVGWCWVKLTTPDNLLWMLLTGKLWEILAYFILPALYIAMKRHIYAQGHTQDCYRFQRSAVAAMVKVDRKLTFIPLVFVLLRVWSTIRFILTLSGSPAINNPVLLVLHGIGNTFQGGANCILFCLCTEKIRNKLLPNMLCGPRSSCCSCQGAACCSFLRLKLLGPKYVLQIEANGSVNREDEPLLTENH, from the exons ATGGAGCTGGAGTTACAGACCACTGCTGGTGACAGCGTTACCCCCACTGCAATCATCCCACGACTTCCCTTGTGGATCAAGGTCATAACCTTGACCTCATGTACGCTCTCCATCCTGGGGTCAGCTTTGATCATTGGGACCTTCTTTGCATGGAAGGACATTCGCACCCCGTCTCGCCGTCTTCTCGTTATCTTGTCACTCACAGACTTCTGGACGGCGGTCGCTCTTTTCTACGGAGTGTACACAGATTTCATGGACAGCTCAGTTGACTGCATTGTGCAAAGCATCGTCAGCACCTTCATGGGGACCAGCTCTTTCTTCTGGACTGTTTCCATAGCAATCTACTTGTACATAACGATTGTGAAGACTGACACTCAGCTGGCAGGAAGCCTGACGAAGTATTTTCACGTTGTAAGTTGGGGTGTCCCCCTTGTGGTGGTTGGGTGTGCTGCAGGGCTGCAGAAGCTGGGATATGACAAGTCCCAGGTGTCGGTGGGCTGGTGCTGGGTGAAGCTGACCACACCCGACAACCTGCTGTGGATGCTGCTGACTGGCAAACTGTGGGAGATCCTGGCTTACTTCATCCTCCCTGCACTGTACATAGCCATGAAGAGGCATATCTATGCACAG GGCCACACCCAGGATTGCTACCGTTTCCAGCGCAGTGCGGTGGCTGCCATGGTGAAGGTGGACCGTAAGCTGACCTTCATCCCATTGGTGTTTGTGCTGCTACGGGTGTGGAGCACCATACGGTTCATCCTAACACTGAGCGGCTCTCCTGCTATCAACAACCCTGTTCTGCTTGTTCTACAC GGCATTGGAAACACCTTTCAGGGTGGGGCCAACTGTATCCTATTCTGCCTCTGCACAGAGAAGATTCGAAACAAGCTGCTACCCAATATGCTATGTGGACCTCGCAGTTCCTGTTGCAGCTGCCAGGGGGCCGCTTGCTGCTCTTTCTTAAGGCTAAAGCTGCTGGGGCCCAAATATGTCCTTCAAATAGAGGCCAATGGAAGTGTCAACAGAGAGGATGAACCACTTCTCACTGAGAACCACTAA
- the LOC118430011 gene encoding uncharacterized protein LOC118430011: protein MDLYKSNPWVYRALITEHLWSGEFNMVFQLIQNYPFGPSADLVQLWDEAHYRQVERSTGKPLTSVGKFRVRKRFPPPLSIAPHGRKMLTLHREAKKKLQAWFLDHLYHPYPSRAEKYDLAKLTDLTIKQVSTWFQNTRRRLHQRQDTNWDKSPWIDLDITSLKRSQSSPDEEQYYKDCGVSSRVQEEDNKRDLEEKKTVDNSKGHFSLGYSPISENVSCNESVSTVKNIQGLPQLSYLAANKRYTPQGSCHKGDGDTKCAEDNTTQDISNESAHTQDKCPSPMFAYKENQTHIDGKEKASGLKEQFLPYLDDNSNLQHCAQLCAICSQTCLSSTSVQPTFLHITGGDPHSASAHTSFIPGLYPVHGDVCNAAQQITPGDSSSPHPVTYWGPNPAEPWDPYPAPVTVSGDCLIYTELQTVASLLVSDGTESTKWYTWPTATDGSVPSYGLERLALGDQPGAVAALYSTDIANIAASPGATDTDISVTVSDAHPGAIDRGIPVAAAPGAVHGATDTVIPVNIAVPGATCPYMSPAFPGAVHDATGIVIPAAVHSATDTGFHIAVPGAEQPAITVDTVETYLKRDPNELTSVACALLDLTSSCVESLGN, encoded by the exons ATGGACCTGTACAAGTCCAACCCCTGGGTGTACCGGGCTCTGATCACAGAACATCTGTGGAGCGGAGAGTTCAACATGGTATTCCAGCTCATTCAG AACTATCCATTTGGCCCCAGTGCTGACCTGGTGCAGCTGTGGGACGAGgcccactatagacaggtggagAGGAGTACAGGGAAACCACTCACCTCTGTGGGCAAGTTCAGAGTCAGGAAAAG GTTTCCCCCTCCACTCTCCATCGCCCCTCACGGTCGGAAGATGCTGACCCTGCACAGGGAAGCCAAGAAGAAGCTCCAGGCCTGGTTCCTGGACCACCTGTACCACCCCTACCCCTCACGGGCTGAGAAATATGACTTGGCCAAACTCACTGACCTGACCATCAAACAG GTCAGCACCTGGTTCCAGAATACCCGCAGGCGGCTGCACCAACGGCAGGACACAAACTGGGACAAGTCGCCTTGGATAGATCTTGATATCACATCGCTGAAGAGGTCACAGAGTTCTCCGGATGAGGAGCAGTACTATAAAGATTGTGGTGTATCTTCAAGAGTTCAGGAAGAGGACAACAAGAGGGACCTGGAGGAGAAAAAGACAGTTGATAACAGCAAGGGTCACTTCTCCCTTGGGTACAGTCCAATCAGTGAAAATGTCTCTTGCAATGAAAGTGTATCAACTGTCAAAAACATTCAAGGTTTACCACAACTTTCATACCTTGCTGCCAACAAGAGGTACACACCACAAGGCAGTTGTCATAAAGGTGATggggataccaagtgtgcagAAGACAACACCACACAGGACATATCAAACGAGTCTGCTCACACCCAAGACAAGTGTCCTTCCCCCATGTTTGCCTACAAGGAAAACCAGACACACATAGATGGTAAAGAAAAGGCAAGTGGCCTTAAAGAACAATTCCTGCCTTACCTGGATGATAACTCCAACCTGCAGCACTGTGCTCAGCTGTGTGCTATCTGCTCCCAAACCTGCCTCTCATCAACATCTGTGCAACCAACATTCCTACACATCACAGGTGGGGATCCACACTCTGCTTCTGCTCACACCAGCTTCATCCCAGGTCTCTATCCTGTGCATGGAGATGTCTGTAATGCTGCACAGCAGATAACACCTGGGGACTCAAGCTCTCCACACCCAGTAACATATTGGGGCCCAAACCCGGCAGAACCTTGGGACCCTTACCCTGCTCCTGTGACAGTATCTGGTGACTGCCTGATATACACTGAGCTGCAGACAGTGGCCTCCCTACTGGTCTCTGATGGTACAGAGAGCACAAAATGGTACACCTGGCCAACAGCCACAG ATGGCTCTGTTCCCTCCTATGGACTGGAGAGGCTTGCCCTGGGAGATCAGCCTGGTGCAGTTGCTGCCCTTTATTCTACAGACATAGCTAATATTGCTGCTTCCCCTGGTGCTACAGACACAGATATTTCTGTTACTGTCTCTGATGCTCACCCTGGTGCTATAGACAGAGGTATTCCTGTAGCTGCTGCCCCTggtgctgtccatggtgctacAGACACAGTCATTCCTGTAAacattgctgtccctggtgctacaTGCCCCTATATGTCTCCTGCTTTCCCTGGTGCTGTCCATGATGCTACAGGCATAGTTATTCCTGCTGCTGTCCACAGTGCGACAGACACAGGCTTTCacattgctgtccctggtgctgaacagcctGCTATCACTGTGGACACGGTGGAAACCTATCTG AAAAGGGACCCCAACGAGCTGACCAGCGTAGCCTGTGCACTCCTGGACCTGACGTCAAGCTGTGTTGAGTCTTTAGGGAACTGA
- the LOC118430678 gene encoding selenoprotein K-like, producing the protein MVYVTGGQMLENRSPWRLSIIPEIFWGFINFIVLFFQTMYNPSLSKHGSDTPSSYSRGDGRGPPPPPPRRRFGGVRRGGAPGPPPMAGGG; encoded by the exons ATGGTGTATGTTACTGGTG GTCAGATGCTGGAAAACAGGTCTCCATGGAGACTGTCAATCATCCCAGAAATCTTCTGGGGTTTCATCAACTTTATCGTGCTATT tTTCCAGACAATGTACAAC CCGAGCCTGTCGAAACATGGAAGTGACACTCCCTCCAGCTACTCAAGGGGAGATGGAAGAGG accaccaccaccaccccccaGAAGGAGATTTGGGGGAGTCCGACGTGGGGGGGCACCAGGACCCCCTCCAATGGCAGGAGGCGGATGA